In a single window of the Bactrocera dorsalis isolate Fly_Bdor chromosome 2, ASM2337382v1, whole genome shotgun sequence genome:
- the LOC105222808 gene encoding probable galactose-1-phosphate uridylyltransferase, whose translation MCSQVVEFQSELNTHRDRLVSQSVLILRKINRFYHNCNKMQFVASEHPHRRFNPLIGSWVLVSPHRMRRPWTGQQEAPQKSNIPDFDPTNPLSPGVARPNGTVNPVYTGTFVFTNDFPALMEDNPVPPPSDDPLFQVSEARGTCRVMCFHPKSNVTLPQMTVGEIIAVIDEWIKQFNELSKKFLWVQVFENKGAAMGCSNPHPHCQIWCCSFLPTEPQIKDERLRNYYTKNGRPLLSDYVKRELERKERIVVENPDWLVVVPFWAAWPFETLLISRNDNKRISDVTLTQRENLAKVIKELTTKYDNLFQCSFPYSMGFHGAPTGEATGVDTSHWTLHALYYPPLLRSATVRKFMVGFELLNEAQRDLTPEQAAQRLREIDGVKHYSAN comes from the exons ATGTGTAGTCAAGTGGTAGAATTTCAGTCAGAACTAAATACTCACCGCGATAGGTTAGTAAGTCAGTCCGTTTTGATTTTGCGTAAAATCAACAGATTTTATCACAATTGCAATAAAATGCAATTCGTAGCATCTG AGCATCCCCATCGACGATTCAATCCATTGATTGGTAGTTGGGTGTTGGTGAGTCCACATCGCATGCGGCGACCATGGACGGGGCAACAGGAGGCGCCACAGAAAAGCAACATACCCGATTTTGATCCCACTAACCCACTTAGTCCAGGCGTGGCGCGACCAAATGGCACC gtgAATCCGGTATATACAGGAACATTTGTATTCACAAATGACTTTCCGGCTTTGATGGAGGACAATCCGGTACCACCACCGTCAGATGATCCCCTATTTCAAGTGTCGGAGGCAAGAGGTACTTGTCGAGTTATGTGCTTTCATCCCAAATCGAATGTAACACTGCCACAGATGACCGTCGGCGAAATAATTGCCGTTATAGATGA ATGGATCAAACAGTTCAATGAATTGAGTAAAAAATTCCTCTGGGTACAGGTGTTTGAGAACAAGGGTGCTGCTATGGGTTGTTCGAATCCACATCCTCACTGCCAAATATGGTGCTGCTCATTCCTACCTACGGAACCACAAATCAAAGACGAACGATTGCGCAATTACTACACCAAGAATGGCCGACCATTGTTGTCAGATTACGTGAAACGAGAGTTAGAACGTAAGGAACGTATTGTTGTCGAGAATCCCGATTGGTTAGTTGTGGTGCCTTTTTGGGCTGCTTGGCCCTTTGAGACTCTACTTATATCCAGAAATGACAACAAACGCATAAGTGATGTTACTTTAACTCAGCGAGAGAATTTGGCGAAAGTTATAAAGGAATTAACAACTAAATATGATAACTTATTCCAATGCTCCTTTCCATACTCAATGGGTTTTCATGGTGCTCCTACTGGCGAAGCCACCGGCGTTGACACGTCTCATTGGACACTTCACGCACTTTACTACCCGCCTCTATTGCGCTCTGCCACTGTGCGCAAATTCATGGTCGGGTTCGAATTACTGAATGAGGCGCAACGCGATTTGACACCGGAGCAAGCAGCCCAACGTCTGCGTGAAATTGATGGCGTTAAACATTATTcggcaaattaa
- the LOC105222807 gene encoding COMM domain-containing protein 5: MSSNFRYTMVRTVRPYVKYFPQLTKPVLRVLIKVSVHYLESSKCSPEELDLELTKLTHSGQDIPDNFCELFAAVLQIMQIFLRTPKGIVKDHELRDCLKELRFTDECVEDLSKVLYNHRASLTKNFIEAKTTRSKPKNLQWRINISLGEGTCNGSINAPTIILHFQLPDGRYRTLEFPLSMFHQLRYNVALLLSEMQALESRAVMKKF, encoded by the exons ATGTCCTCAAACTTTAGATATACCATGGTGCGAACCGTACGCCCCTATGTCAAATATTTTCCGCAATTAACAAAGCCAGTACTTCGGGTGCTTATTAAAGTTTCTGTTCATTATTTGGAGAGTTCGAAGTGTTCACCGGAAGAATTAGACTTGGAGTTGACTAAACTTACACATTCTGGCCAAGACATTCCAGATAACTTTTGTGAATTGTTCGCAGCCGTGCtgcaaattatgcaaatatttttgcgtACGCCAAAGGGTATTGTTAAAGACCACGAACTACGAGACTGCCTTAAGGAACTGAG ATTTACTGATGAATGCGTTGAAGACTTAAGTAAAGTATTGTATAACCATCGTGCCTCGTTAACGAAGAATTTCATTGAGGCCAAGACAACACGTTCCAAACCAAAGAACCTGCAATGGCGCATCAACATATCACTAGGAGAAGG CACGTGCAATGGCAGTATCAATGCGCCGACTATCATATTACATTTTCAATTACCCGATGGTCGTTACCGCACACTGGAATTTCCACTGTCAATGTTTCATCAACTGCGTTATAATGTTGCTTTGCTACTAAGTGAAATGCAAGCACTTGAAAGTCGCGCTGTCATGAAGAAATTTTAA